A single region of the Salvia miltiorrhiza cultivar Shanhuang (shh) chromosome 8, IMPLAD_Smil_shh, whole genome shotgun sequence genome encodes:
- the LOC130999918 gene encoding kirola-like yields MGLHGKLIAAIEFKAGGDVFHELFRYKPEHISKATPDKVHGCDLHEGQFGHVGSIICWRYTHDGKEKRAKQVIQSIDEDKKLIEFKMLEGELMELYKDFLITIHVETHGGIDLVTWTLEYEMLNEDVEHPITLLSFFIDITKDIETHHLGQP; encoded by the exons ATGGGTTTACATGGGAAGTTGATTGCAGCAATAGAATTCAAAGCTGGTGGGGATGTGTTTCATGAACTTTTCAGGTACAAGCCAGAGCATATTTCCAAAGCTACCCCTGATAAAGTGCATGGTTGTGATCTTCATGAGGGTCAATTTGGTCATGTTGGTTCCATCATTTGTTGGAGGTACACTCATG ATGGGAAAGAGAAGAGAGCAAAGCAAGTGATCCAATCGATTGATGAAGATAAAAAATTGATTGAATTCAAGATGCTTGAGGGAGAGTTGATGGAGCTATACAAAGATTTCCTTATTACAATCCATGTGGAGACACATGGTGGGATTGATTTGGTGACTTGGACTTTAGAGTATGAGATGCTCAATGAAGATGTGGAGCATCCCATTACATTGCTCTCCTTCTTCATCGACATCACCAAAGACATCGAAACTCATCATCTCGGCCAACCTTGA
- the LOC130999920 gene encoding kirola-like, whose amino-acid sequence MGLHGKLIAAVEFRAGGDVFHELLKNNPHNFSTMSPEIVQGCDLHEGEFGDVGSIICWRYTQDGKEKRAKQVIQSIDEDKKLIKFKVLEGDLMELYKDFVIIVHVETHGGTDLVTSTLEYEMLNEEVEHPISLLSNFINVIKDIETHHLGQP is encoded by the exons ATGGGTTTACATGGGAAATTGATTGCAGCAGTAGAATTCAGAGCTGGTGGAGATGTGTTCCACGAGCTTCTCAAGAACAATCCACATAATTTTTCCACAATGAGCCCTGAAATAGTGCAAGGTTGTGATCTTCATGAGGGTGAATTTGGTGATGTTGGTTCCATCATTTGTTGGAGGTACACTCAGG ATGGGAAAGAGAAGAGAGCGAAGCAGGTGATCCAATCGATCGATGAAgataaaaaattgattaaattcaAGGTGCTTGAGGGAGACTTAATGGAGCTATACAAAGATTTCGTTATTATAGTCCATGTGGAGACACATGGAGGAACTGATTTGGTGACGTCGACATTAGAATACGAGATGCTTAATGAAGAAGTAGAGCATCCCATCTCGTTGCTTTCCAACTTCATCAACGTCATCAAAGACATCGAAACTCATCATCTTGGCCAACCTTGA
- the LOC130999919 gene encoding kirola-like has product MGLHGKLISAVEYKAGGDVFHELFRYKPENISIMSPDKIQGCDLHEGQFGHVGSIICWRYTLAGEEKISKQVIQSIDEEKKLIQFKVLEGDLMELYKDFVITIHVETHGGIDLVTTTFEYEMLNEEVEHPISYLSNFINITKDIETHHLAQP; this is encoded by the exons ATGGGTTTACATGGGAAATTGATTTCAGCAGTAGAATACAAAGCTGGTGGAGATGTGTTTCATGAACTTTTCAGGTACAAGCCAGAGAATATTTCCATAATGAGCCCTGATAAAATACAAGGTTGTGATCTTCATGAGGGGCAATTTGGTCATGTTGGTTCCATCATTTGCTGGAGGTACACTCTTG CTGGGGAAGAGAAGATATCAAAGCAGGTGATCCAATCGATTGACGAAGAGAAAAAATTGATTCAATTCAAGGTGCTTGAGGGAGACTTGATGGAGCTATACAAAGATTTCGTTATTACGATCCATGTGGAGACACATGGAGGAATTGATTTGGTGACGACGACATTTGAATACGAGATGCTTAATGAAGAAGTAGAGCATCCCATCTCGTACCTTTCCAACTTCATCAACATCACCAAAGACATTGAAACTCATCATCTTGCCCAACCTTGA